From Streptomyces sp. NBC_01754, a single genomic window includes:
- a CDS encoding transcriptional regulator codes for MVAPDGIGVLLRAIREDAGRTRDEQAQVVQQAQEGRWFDWENIKRWELEKRLPVPDWHETIARAYGLSAADVQRAVAASRRHRRSRRGKEEDVERRRFFEVAAVAAGATALPGIAQAREGIDGALASSGAGDLAYLESAFERHRGGYHGRAPDDVLSEMQADLDLLGQVLNQPHPAGARADLARTAAGIACLVAIVQHDRGDKKDAFRWFATAEKAARESGDRRMTAWVLARHAMLPLNYGAPEVAVRIAAHASRAAGRTPTAAGALAAAVTARSLAAIGDHRGAGTAVANVRDLVERLDGQEAADTWFGYPGQKHFVHLSQAYTLLGDTEAAYSVQDNALDLTDSPSVMTRALIAMDTAACLRLDGDPSAAAEMAAGIFHRLPAPYRDGLIRSRAEVLHQALGGRPRDLLGQALADG; via the coding sequence CAGGTCGTTCAACAGGCCCAGGAAGGCCGGTGGTTCGACTGGGAGAACATCAAGCGATGGGAACTGGAGAAGCGGTTACCGGTCCCGGACTGGCACGAGACGATCGCCCGCGCATACGGACTGAGTGCTGCGGACGTGCAGCGGGCAGTCGCCGCATCGCGACGGCACCGACGCAGCCGGCGCGGGAAGGAGGAAGACGTGGAACGACGCAGGTTCTTCGAGGTGGCGGCCGTCGCGGCAGGCGCGACCGCACTGCCTGGCATCGCGCAGGCCCGCGAGGGCATCGACGGAGCCCTCGCAAGCTCCGGGGCCGGTGACCTGGCCTACCTGGAGTCTGCATTCGAGCGGCACCGGGGCGGCTACCACGGCCGGGCGCCCGACGACGTGCTGAGCGAGATGCAGGCGGATCTCGACCTCCTCGGGCAGGTCCTCAACCAGCCCCACCCCGCAGGTGCACGCGCGGATCTCGCCCGCACCGCTGCGGGGATCGCCTGTCTGGTCGCCATCGTCCAGCACGACCGGGGCGACAAGAAAGACGCCTTCCGCTGGTTCGCGACGGCGGAGAAGGCGGCCCGGGAGTCCGGTGACCGCAGGATGACCGCCTGGGTGCTGGCACGGCACGCGATGCTGCCGCTGAACTACGGAGCCCCCGAGGTGGCCGTACGCATCGCCGCCCACGCCAGCAGAGCAGCCGGCCGGACACCCACCGCGGCCGGGGCGCTCGCTGCGGCCGTCACCGCCCGCTCGCTCGCCGCGATCGGCGACCACCGGGGCGCCGGGACGGCGGTCGCGAACGTACGCGACCTGGTCGAGCGCCTCGACGGGCAGGAAGCAGCCGACACCTGGTTCGGCTACCCGGGACAGAAGCACTTCGTGCACCTCTCCCAGGCGTACACCCTCCTCGGGGACACCGAGGCCGCTTACTCGGTCCAGGACAACGCGCTCGACCTCACCGATTCCCCCTCGGTGATGACCCGGGCCCTGATCGCGATGGACACCGCCGCCTGCCTGCGTCTCGACGGCGACCCCTCGGCGGCGGCCGAGATGGCGGCGGGGATCTTCCACCGCCTCCCGGCCCCCTACCGTGACGGTCTGATCCGGTCCAGGGCCGAAGTCCTCCACCAGGCTCTCGGCGGTCGCCCCCGAGACCTCCTCGGCCAGGCTCTCGCTGACGGGTGA